Proteins from a single region of Haloarcula laminariae:
- a CDS encoding HalOD1 output domain-containing protein yields the protein MSDTGSDKPGEGPGDGPGIVRRQIQPSSETSEYDFLEIVAEIEGCEIEELPSLYNEVEHVIETLFKTPPSTAAQMSISFSYSGYRVTVDRNGVVTLVPVAAR from the coding sequence ATGTCAGACACAGGGTCGGACAAACCCGGCGAGGGCCCCGGCGATGGCCCGGGTATCGTGCGTCGGCAGATACAGCCCAGCTCGGAGACCTCGGAGTACGACTTCCTCGAAATCGTCGCCGAGATAGAGGGCTGTGAGATAGAGGAACTGCCATCGCTGTACAACGAGGTCGAACACGTCATCGAGACGCTGTTCAAGACCCCGCCGTCGACGGCGGCACAGATGTCGATATCCTTCTCCTACTCGGGCTACCGCGTCACCGTCGACCGGAACGGCGTCGTGACGCTGGTCCCGGTCGCGGCCCGATAG
- a CDS encoding RNA-protein complex protein Nop10, whose translation MKADIRVCSAWRAEHDRPVYTLSGTCPDCGAEAVNSAPAPFDPADPHGEYRRSLKRRHRE comes from the coding sequence ATGAAGGCCGACATCCGGGTGTGTTCGGCCTGGCGGGCCGAACACGACCGCCCGGTGTACACCCTTTCTGGGACGTGTCCCGACTGCGGAGCCGAGGCGGTAAACAGCGCCCCCGCTCCCTTTGACCCGGCGGACCCCCACGGCGAGTATCGACGTTCTCTTAAGCGCCGACACCGGGAGTAG
- a CDS encoding J domain-containing protein produces MQADPGGVPAWLVFGLLLGVAGSLVVVVLFLVAGKLFPAKRRARGVREGGEERRRAEIREYLTAIDESFAENHPVAGQDVAFYLPDRGVAITFDARAFYRIERSPTAPVLVEHELPGAALGRRLPFETPDVSVGPEPEPEPHSPVDPTRQAFAELGLRETATVDEVKSAYRARVKQVHPDHGGDKEEFKRVREAYTLAKQHAG; encoded by the coding sequence GTGCAGGCAGATCCGGGCGGCGTACCGGCGTGGCTGGTGTTCGGACTGCTCCTGGGGGTAGCCGGTAGTCTGGTCGTCGTCGTCCTCTTTCTCGTCGCCGGCAAACTGTTCCCCGCGAAGCGACGGGCCCGCGGGGTTCGCGAGGGCGGCGAGGAGCGCCGTCGGGCCGAGATTCGCGAGTACCTGACCGCCATCGACGAGTCCTTCGCCGAGAACCATCCGGTCGCCGGCCAGGACGTCGCCTTCTACCTCCCGGACCGCGGCGTCGCCATCACCTTCGACGCGCGGGCGTTCTACCGCATCGAGCGCTCGCCGACGGCCCCGGTGCTGGTCGAACACGAGCTACCGGGCGCCGCTCTGGGCCGGCGGCTCCCCTTCGAGACGCCCGACGTCTCCGTCGGCCCCGAGCCCGAACCCGAGCCCCACTCCCCCGTCGACCCCACGCGACAGGCCTTCGCCGAGCTGGGGCTGCGGGAGACGGCGACCGTCGACGAGGTGAAATCCGCCTACCGGGCCCGCGTCAAGCAGGTCCACCCGGACCACGGCGGCGACAAGGAGGAGTTCAAACGGGTCCGGGAGGCCTACACGCTCGCGAAACAGCACGCGGGGTGA
- a CDS encoding metallophosphoesterase gives MDLTYDGHALVLGDTVVVADCHVGRGTGGELEFPVGSGSDMVERFRDLLERHDPEEVVVAGDLLHSFRTVPRTVGDTVAGLQAAARDAGARLVVTPGNHDTMLDSVWDGPTAREYRVGDTLVLHGHEAPEGDADRYVVGHDHPTIEIEGQRRPCYLVGEGQYRGSDVVMLPSFNRLNAGVRVNDMSATEFQSPLVTDADRLAPVVWDEGAREQREFPPLGEFRRML, from the coding sequence ATGGATCTGACTTACGACGGGCACGCGCTAGTCCTCGGGGACACGGTGGTCGTCGCGGACTGCCACGTGGGCCGGGGGACCGGCGGGGAACTTGAGTTCCCCGTCGGCTCGGGAAGCGACATGGTCGAGCGGTTCCGCGACCTCCTCGAGCGCCACGACCCCGAGGAGGTCGTCGTAGCCGGCGACCTCCTGCACTCCTTCCGGACGGTCCCGCGGACCGTCGGAGACACCGTCGCGGGGCTGCAGGCCGCCGCTCGCGACGCGGGCGCTCGCCTCGTCGTCACGCCGGGGAACCACGACACGATGCTGGATTCGGTGTGGGACGGCCCGACGGCGCGGGAGTATCGCGTCGGCGACACGCTGGTCCTGCACGGGCACGAGGCCCCCGAAGGCGACGCCGACCGCTACGTCGTCGGCCACGACCACCCGACGATAGAGATAGAGGGCCAGCGACGGCCCTGCTATCTGGTCGGCGAGGGGCAGTACCGCGGCAGCGACGTGGTGATGCTCCCGTCGTTCAACAGGCTCAACGCCGGGGTCCGGGTCAATGATATGTCGGCGACTGAGTTCCAATCGCCGCTGGTGACCGACGCCGACCGGTTGGCGCCGGTGGTCTGGGACGAGGGCGCCCGGGAACAGCGGGAGTTCCCGCCGCTGGGTGAGTTCCGGCGGATGCTGTGA
- a CDS encoding proteasome assembly chaperone family protein: MDEFDIDVLADPELEEPVLVEGLPGVGHVGKLAAEHLLEELDSELVRRVYSTHFPPQVSVEDGRTQLACAEFHAVTPEDGRDMLVLTGDHQAQDNAGHYGLTTAFLDVGDEFGVEEVYALGGVPTGELIEEYDVLGATTTDDFGDRLEAAGVEFREDEPAGGIVGVSGLLLGLSERRDRPAACLMGETSGYLVDPKSAQAVLEVLQEVVGFEVPFDPLEERADEMEEVVRKIQQMEEQNAPSPADEDLRYIG; encoded by the coding sequence ATGGACGAATTCGATATCGACGTTCTCGCCGACCCGGAGCTCGAGGAGCCGGTGCTGGTCGAGGGGTTGCCCGGCGTGGGCCACGTCGGCAAGCTCGCCGCCGAGCACCTGCTCGAAGAGCTCGACAGCGAGCTCGTTCGACGGGTGTACTCGACGCATTTCCCCCCGCAGGTCAGCGTCGAGGACGGTCGAACGCAGCTCGCGTGCGCGGAGTTCCACGCCGTCACGCCCGAGGACGGCCGCGACATGCTCGTGCTCACCGGCGACCACCAGGCACAGGACAACGCGGGCCACTACGGCCTCACGACCGCGTTCCTCGACGTCGGCGACGAGTTCGGCGTCGAGGAGGTGTACGCGCTGGGCGGGGTTCCGACGGGCGAACTCATCGAGGAGTACGACGTGCTGGGCGCGACGACGACCGACGACTTCGGCGACCGCCTCGAAGCGGCCGGCGTCGAGTTCCGCGAGGACGAGCCCGCCGGCGGCATCGTCGGCGTCTCCGGCCTCCTGTTGGGACTGAGCGAGCGCCGCGACCGACCTGCCGCCTGTCTGATGGGCGAGACCTCAGGCTACCTGGTCGACCCCAAGAGCGCACAGGCGGTCCTGGAGGTGCTCCAGGAGGTCGTCGGGTTCGAGGTCCCCTTCGACCCGCTCGAAGAGCGCGCCGACGAGATGGAGGAGGTCGTCCGCAAGATACAGCAGATGGAAGAGCAGAACGCTCCGTCGCCGGCCGACGAGGACCTCCGCTACATCGGGTGA
- a CDS encoding NAD(P)/FAD-dependent oxidoreductase, producing the protein MTDAVVVGGGLAGLVAASHLAESGQDVTLLEASDGVGGRVRTAHADGYTFDRGFQVLFSAYPAVERELDVEALSPRPFTPGATIARPNHRSVLSDPLRNPTAAPQTLFNRDVRTADKLRVFKLQRDLAGRDPETLLDGGGESIADYLADRGFSKRFVERFAAPFYGGITLDRSLSTDSAVFEYTYKMLSEGEIFVPARGMQAMPEQLAERATTAGATIETGQSVETVDAAAGDDAVTVETAGETVTADACVVATDPATAADLTGVDTIPTETLGCVTQYFSLPTSKAPSMGKRIVLNAVDDRPNTVAPLSAVAPEYAPEGMELYSATFLGAQDADEADLAADVYDALASWYPSAGFDALELLRTDRVPLAQFAQPPGFRDSVPDPDAPEGPVVLAGDYTRWSSIQGALESGRVAATLCR; encoded by the coding sequence ATGACAGACGCCGTGGTCGTCGGTGGCGGCCTCGCGGGACTCGTCGCGGCCAGCCACCTCGCCGAGTCGGGACAGGACGTGACGCTGCTGGAAGCGAGCGACGGCGTCGGCGGCCGCGTCCGGACGGCCCACGCGGACGGCTACACCTTCGACCGGGGCTTTCAGGTGCTCTTCTCGGCGTATCCGGCAGTCGAGCGCGAACTCGATGTCGAGGCGCTCTCGCCCCGACCGTTCACGCCGGGGGCGACCATCGCCCGCCCGAACCACCGCTCGGTGTTGTCGGACCCGCTTCGCAACCCGACCGCGGCCCCACAGACGCTGTTCAACCGAGACGTTCGCACGGCCGACAAGCTCCGCGTGTTCAAACTCCAGCGCGACCTCGCCGGGAGGGACCCCGAGACGCTGCTCGACGGCGGCGGCGAGTCCATCGCCGACTACCTGGCCGACCGGGGGTTCTCGAAGCGGTTCGTCGAGCGCTTCGCCGCGCCTTTCTACGGCGGTATCACGCTCGACCGGTCGCTCTCGACCGACAGCGCCGTCTTCGAGTACACCTACAAGATGCTCTCGGAGGGCGAGATATTCGTCCCCGCCCGCGGGATGCAGGCCATGCCCGAACAGCTCGCCGAGCGGGCCACGACGGCGGGTGCGACCATCGAGACAGGGCAGTCCGTGGAGACCGTCGACGCGGCGGCCGGGGACGACGCGGTGACCGTCGAGACGGCCGGCGAGACGGTCACGGCGGACGCGTGTGTCGTCGCGACGGACCCCGCGACGGCCGCCGACCTGACGGGCGTCGACACCATCCCGACGGAGACGCTCGGCTGTGTCACCCAGTACTTCTCGCTGCCGACGAGCAAGGCCCCGAGCATGGGCAAACGAATCGTGCTCAACGCGGTCGACGACCGGCCAAACACCGTGGCACCGCTGTCGGCGGTCGCTCCGGAGTACGCCCCCGAGGGGATGGAGCTGTACAGCGCCACCTTCCTCGGGGCCCAGGACGCCGACGAGGCGGACCTGGCGGCCGACGTGTACGACGCCCTCGCCTCGTGGTACCCGTCGGCCGGGTTCGACGCTCTGGAGCTCCTTCGAACCGACCGCGTTCCGCTGGCACAGTTCGCCCAGCCGCCGGGCTTTCGCGACTCGGTCCCGGACCCCGACGCGCCCGAGGGGCCGGTGGTCCTGGCCGGCGACTACACCCGCTGGTCCTCGATACAGGGCGCGCTGGAGAGCGGGCGCGTGGCCGCGACGCTGTGCCGGTAG
- a CDS encoding DUF6653 family protein yields the protein MPTAIPDDDPLDRYFWARHANPRSGWSRVPTLPLIVACIYRRNWRGLALTLAFVAVNPFLFSPPEDDSAWMTRGVYGERIWAKQAGKHRRYPGLLNVPTALASLYALYAAIRQRPAETAAATALAMTLKLWFVSEMVHLYEERAGEASTGR from the coding sequence ATGCCCACGGCGATTCCCGACGACGACCCGCTCGACCGGTACTTCTGGGCCCGCCACGCCAACCCCCGGAGCGGATGGTCCCGCGTCCCGACGCTGCCCCTGATAGTCGCCTGTATCTACCGTCGGAACTGGCGCGGGCTGGCGCTCACTCTCGCGTTCGTCGCCGTCAACCCGTTCCTGTTCTCGCCGCCCGAAGACGACAGCGCGTGGATGACGAGAGGGGTGTACGGCGAACGCATCTGGGCCAAACAGGCGGGCAAGCACCGGCGCTATCCCGGGCTGTTGAACGTCCCGACCGCCCTCGCCTCGCTGTACGCGCTCTATGCCGCCATCCGGCAGCGGCCCGCAGAGACCGCCGCCGCGACGGCGCTCGCGATGACGCTGAAGCTCTGGTTCGTCTCAGAGATGGTCCACTTATACGAGGAGCGCGCCGGGGAAGCGAGCACGGGGCGCTGA
- a CDS encoding threonine synthase yields MQTTAAVRGLSCTACGESVDPGIERCPDCGGVLVVDFDVDAVDGPADCRPFPPEATVSIDEGATPAVAVPVLADELGVGGVTVKDEGRNPTGSLADRKLSLAVTAAVADGADRVGTPSPGNGAQSAAAYAARADIDSKGFVPSRCPFLNKAMVNVHGGDMYVVEGRYADAVEAFADSDEPLTSVAPGHPFRVAGGTALALELLADREWAAPDAVVHPTGHGETVLGLERGFALAADAGLADGVPRLYAAQPADCAPIAAAAADGATDPAPVDHPDTIVGPLEVPDPAAGRAALDAIAATGGDGAAVPDKEILQAAVDGCEMGPEVGATGGTAIAGVRALADRGAFDADEEVVLVNPVAGSKEADLLRSHLMSQGM; encoded by the coding sequence ATGCAGACGACAGCGGCGGTTCGTGGCCTCTCCTGTACGGCGTGTGGCGAATCGGTCGACCCCGGTATCGAGCGTTGCCCCGACTGCGGGGGCGTTCTGGTCGTCGACTTCGACGTCGACGCGGTCGACGGCCCCGCCGACTGCCGCCCGTTCCCGCCCGAGGCGACCGTCAGCATCGACGAGGGGGCGACGCCGGCCGTGGCCGTGCCGGTGCTGGCCGACGAACTCGGCGTCGGCGGCGTCACCGTCAAGGACGAGGGGCGCAACCCCACGGGGTCGCTCGCCGACCGAAAGCTCTCGCTGGCCGTCACGGCCGCCGTCGCGGACGGGGCCGACCGCGTCGGGACGCCCTCGCCGGGCAACGGCGCCCAGTCGGCGGCGGCCTACGCCGCACGCGCGGACATCGACTCGAAGGGGTTTGTCCCCTCGCGGTGTCCGTTCCTGAACAAGGCGATGGTGAACGTCCACGGCGGCGACATGTACGTCGTCGAGGGGCGCTACGCCGACGCCGTCGAGGCCTTCGCCGACAGCGACGAGCCGCTCACCTCGGTCGCGCCGGGCCACCCGTTCCGCGTCGCCGGCGGGACCGCCCTGGCCCTGGAACTCCTGGCCGACCGAGAGTGGGCGGCCCCTGACGCCGTGGTCCATCCGACCGGCCACGGCGAGACGGTCCTCGGGCTCGAACGCGGGTTCGCTCTCGCCGCCGACGCGGGACTCGCCGACGGCGTCCCGCGGCTCTACGCCGCCCAGCCGGCCGACTGCGCGCCCATCGCCGCGGCGGCCGCCGACGGCGCGACCGACCCGGCGCCGGTCGACCACCCCGACACCATCGTCGGCCCGCTGGAAGTGCCCGACCCCGCGGCCGGGCGCGCCGCTCTCGACGCTATCGCCGCGACCGGCGGCGACGGCGCGGCAGTCCCCGACAAGGAGATACTGCAGGCGGCTGTCGACGGCTGCGAGATGGGCCCCGAAGTCGGCGCGACCGGCGGTACCGCCATCGCCGGCGTGCGCGCCCTGGCCGACCGGGGCGCCTTCGACGCCGACGAGGAGGTCGTCCTCGTCAACCCCGTCGCCGGCAGCAAGGAGGCCGACCTCCTGCGGTCGCATCTGATGAGCCAGGGGATGTGA